In a single window of the Paenibacillus sp. MMS20-IR301 genome:
- the yycI gene encoding two-component system regulatory protein YycI translates to MDWGRAKSVLIYAFLVLNLLLCYQLWIDVRDQVSAGLDFTSLSAETQAVMEEKNIRVLCPIPAATPQLPDITYRYSAEEQNEVPVQLSEPIDSKLMYSSFSELSSLLQSQIPDISSYRFDSQESEVGKFVLHPLVDNKWSLFRVRLELINNNQKIVAYRWPQIEIGASRSDNLQKVLPASQALSSLIEKYFPADSAVKEIELGYYGELFNSESQVASPMWRFMLENGSAYYVDAISADIISPKTTE, encoded by the coding sequence ATGGACTGGGGAAGAGCCAAAAGTGTATTGATCTACGCCTTTCTGGTACTGAATCTGCTGCTATGCTATCAGCTATGGATAGATGTGCGCGATCAGGTCAGCGCGGGACTTGATTTCACTTCCCTGTCCGCAGAGACGCAGGCGGTGATGGAGGAGAAGAATATCCGTGTGCTGTGTCCGATTCCCGCTGCCACTCCGCAGCTGCCGGATATCACCTACCGCTACTCTGCAGAGGAGCAGAACGAAGTTCCGGTGCAGCTCAGCGAACCGATTGACAGCAAGCTGATGTATTCGTCCTTCTCCGAGCTTAGCAGCCTGCTACAGAGTCAGATTCCGGATATCTCCAGTTACCGGTTCGATTCCCAGGAGAGTGAAGTCGGCAAGTTCGTGCTTCATCCGCTGGTGGATAATAAGTGGTCGCTGTTCCGGGTCCGGCTGGAGCTGATTAACAATAATCAGAAGATTGTAGCCTACCGCTGGCCGCAGATTGAGATTGGGGCAAGCCGGAGCGATAATCTGCAAAAGGTGCTTCCGGCCTCACAGGCGCTCAGCAGCCTTATTGAGAAGTATTTTCCGGCAGATTCGGCCGTGAAGGAGATTGAGCTTGGCTATTACGGCGAATTGTTCAACTCCGAGAGTCAGGTAGCTTCCCCGATGTGGCGGTTTATGCTGGAGAACGGCAGCGCCTATTATGTGGATGCTATAAGTGCGGACATTATCAGTCCCAAGACAACAGAGTAG
- a CDS encoding MBL fold metallo-hydrolase, whose product MGISFTVLSSGSTGNVTVVRNGETTLMIDAGLSAKRIDELLAMRELTGADLDGILVTHEHSDHIKGLGAMARKYDLPIYANQSTWGAIEKGIGKIAEHNRVIMETGQHRDFGSMRVESFAISHDAAEPVAYNFYDGKEKLCVATDLGYVSDKVRTAISDADVLVLEANHDIEMLRMGRYPWNTKRRILGDMGHLSNEAAGAALSEILTGRTKRTYLAHLSRDHNMIDLARMSVRGAMEDRGCFFKDSEFRLCDTYYDRPTPWDKVSQS is encoded by the coding sequence ATGGGAATTTCATTTACAGTACTGTCCAGCGGTTCTACCGGAAATGTAACGGTGGTGCGTAACGGCGAAACCACGCTGATGATTGATGCGGGGCTTAGTGCGAAGCGCATTGATGAGCTGCTGGCCATGCGTGAGCTGACGGGGGCGGATCTAGACGGAATTCTCGTGACCCATGAGCATTCCGATCATATTAAAGGGCTCGGAGCGATGGCCCGCAAGTACGATCTTCCAATCTATGCAAATCAGAGCACATGGGGAGCCATTGAGAAGGGGATCGGCAAGATTGCGGAGCATAACAGAGTGATTATGGAAACGGGCCAGCACCGGGATTTCGGAAGTATGCGCGTAGAATCATTCGCCATCTCCCATGATGCTGCTGAGCCGGTAGCTTATAATTTCTACGACGGCAAGGAGAAGCTGTGTGTGGCGACAGACCTCGGGTATGTCAGCGATAAGGTCAGAACAGCCATCTCGGATGCGGATGTGCTGGTACTGGAAGCGAATCATGATATTGAGATGCTGAGAATGGGCCGTTATCCATGGAATACGAAGCGGCGGATTCTTGGGGATATGGGGCATTTGTCTAATGAGGCTGCCGGGGCGGCGCTCAGTGAGATTTTGACCGGACGGACCAAACGCACTTATCTGGCCCATTTAAGCAGAGACCATAATATGATCGATCTGGCGAGAATGTCAGTGCGCGGGGCTATGGAAGACCGGGGCTGCTTCTTCAAGGACAGTGAATTCCGGCTCTGCGATACTTATTATGACCGGCCTACGCCATGGGATAAGGTGAGCCAGTCATAA